The DNA window GGGAGGCCTACGGCCTGAAGGTGGGCGTCATCATCAACAAGGTCAGGGAATCCTCCGCCAACATAGACGACGTGGTGGACTTCCTTGAGTACAGCGTCGACGTTCCAGTCGTCGGTATAATCCCCTACGACTACAAGGTTCCGGAAGCGACAAACATGGGACGGCCCGTCCTTGACTACGCGCCGCACGCGCCTGCATCAAAGGCCATAAGGGAAGCCGGCTCCGTTCTGGACGAGTGGATATTCGGAAGGAAGAAAAAAGAGGGCATCCTCCACCGGTTCTACGAGGCGATAATCTCATTCATCCACTCCGGCAGAGCCCCTGCGGGCAAAAAGCTCTGAAACCGTGACGAGGGGGATAAACCGGTACCTCCCCCCTATTCTCTCACCGGCGCCCTCCTCCCTGTCGACCACCACGCTTATGGCGGCTATCTCCGCTCCGGCCTTCTCCAGAACCTCCGCCGCGCGCAGAACGCTCCCCCCGGTGGTCGTCACGTCCTCGACCAGGAGTATCTTCTCGCCGGGCTTTACCTCGCCCTCGATCTGGCTCCCGGTGCCGTGTCCCTTGGGCTTCTTGCGGACTATGACGAGGGGCTTTCCGGTTTCCAGCGATAGGGCCGTCGCTATCGGCACGGCTCCAAGCTCCGGGCCGGCGACGCGGTCGAACTCAATCCCGAGTTCCTTGGCCTTCTCGGCCATCAGCCTCGCGATTATCCTCAGCGCCCCGGGATTCGTGGAGAGCTTCTTGACGTTGATGTAGTAGTCGCTCTCCCTTCCTGATGTGAGAACGAAGCGGCCGAAGAGGATGGCTTCCTCCGAGAAGAACATGTCGATGAGCTGGCCTTTCATATCCCCCATTTTGAACACCTTCGTGTAAATTTCTCGGCAGTTCCAAAGGAAAATCTACACGAGATTTAAAAAGCTTGAGGCCAAAATTAATAAGGGGGAATGGTTGAGAAAATACCATGCTCACGCCGGAAAAAGTCATCGAGTACTACTTCGGAATTATAACCGTAGTTGGCGGTCTCTCCGTCCTGCTGGCGGTCAAGTACACCCTCCGGAGATGGCGCTCCTTCCCGAAGAACGGCTGGAAGGTGGGCTCATTCGCAACCGCCCTCGTCGGCCTCATCGTTGCATCACTCCTGGAGACACCGCTACTGTTCCTCAAGACGTGGATTGCACTGGCCTTTGCGGCCGGGATAATCGAGGAGTCGGTGAAGCTCCTGCCCATGAAGTTCTTCGAGCGCTCGCCGGAATGGGAGAAGTGGAGGCTCGTCATAGGCGCGGGGCTCTTCCTTGGAATCATAGAAGGTTTAATGTACACCGCGGGAATCTTCGCTCTCAACCAGCCGGCATATCTCGTTGGGGTCAGAATCGTCCTCGCGGGACTCCACGCCACATGGGCGGCCATCACGATCGGCTTCCTGCTCGGCGAGCGGGGATGGAAGCGCTTCACGGGGCTGGCCTTTTCGATGATAGCGCATGCCCTCTACGACCTCCCCTCCCTGGCGATGGTGGACGGCTACCCCGGAACCGTCGTGGCGTATCTGGCCGGACTCTCAACGGGCTTCCTTCTCGTGACACCGCTGATGGCAAAGAAGGCCGCCGAGATGGCCGGGAGACTGGTTCCAGAGGAAGGTGAAGGGCAGGACGAAGTGCCGGAGAATATTGAAGAAACGGAAGAAAACGAGGTCACCTCTTCGCCTTGAACCTCTCCTGGAACTCGTAGAGCTGGGCTATGCGCTCGATCGTGTCCGCCTCCTCGGGACTCTTGTCCTCCCTCAAAGCGACGTAGCGCGGGAAGCGGAGGGCAAAGCCGCTCTCGTACTTCGGACTCTTCTGTATCTCCTGGTAGGTGACCTGGATAACGACCTTCGGCTCTATCTCGACGTACTTGCCCTCCTCACGGACTATGAGGGGCTTGAGCATCTTGGTGAACTCGGCCAGGTCTTCATCGGTAAAGCCGCTCCCGACCTTTC is part of the Thermococcus sp. 21S7 genome and encodes:
- the pyrE gene encoding orotate phosphoribosyltransferase — encoded protein: MKGQLIDMFFSEEAILFGRFVLTSGRESDYYINVKKLSTNPGALRIIARLMAEKAKELGIEFDRVAGPELGAVPIATALSLETGKPLVIVRKKPKGHGTGSQIEGEVKPGEKILLVEDVTTTGGSVLRAAEVLEKAGAEIAAISVVVDREEGAGERIGGRYRFIPLVTVSELFARRGSAGVDE
- a CDS encoding PrsW family glutamic-type intramembrane protease; translation: MLTPEKVIEYYFGIITVVGGLSVLLAVKYTLRRWRSFPKNGWKVGSFATALVGLIVASLLETPLLFLKTWIALAFAAGIIEESVKLLPMKFFERSPEWEKWRLVIGAGLFLGIIEGLMYTAGIFALNQPAYLVGVRIVLAGLHATWAAITIGFLLGERGWKRFTGLAFSMIAHALYDLPSLAMVDGYPGTVVAYLAGLSTGFLLVTPLMAKKAAEMAGRLVPEEGEGQDEVPENIEETEENEVTSSP